A single genomic interval of Fibrobacter sp. UWB13 harbors:
- a CDS encoding LysM peptidoglycan-binding domain-containing protein, translating into MSACAPKQAKLAASSQGKPIQPEKVSIDVPAPNPGKEIVGDSTRPSWVYYQYGLQAIDNNQWAVSKHYLEESLRLLVTEKFDSTKSKLTRSEDSIYKMQMPVRIVQALEDVYPNLAEQEGSDSTNTDSLTIEGVDAYDENAADSASMRVIENFLDTVDAGRFSLPIRFNERVMQEIYYMTTSARGFITRSLSRKTAYDSLIYTKLAQKRMPRDLIYLALVESGFNVKAYSRAKAAGMWQFIPETGIRYGLEVDFWVDMRRNPEMATEAALSYLSTLYAEFGDWLLSMAAYNCGEGRIRRLIREKKADSTWGNRPVTYWDLQLPQETMHYVPRILAAMVIGHYPSHYDVEVNKRQLPAYDTVTVYDSFSLDEIAKFLKVPEDTLRTLNMELTMWCTPPNRDAYLLRLPYGTRAAFVQNYDRMEKNGFSSWKEHKVRKGESIGVIAQQYGVRVAEIQRANDMKKTKLKPGRTLLIPIKVAPRRSTGKKPTKVRTYVVQLGDNLGSISRRFGVSQESLRVWNNIETGYNVKKGDTIYVSKPDLKPTSFIQQRVALKKGEMYVVKAGDTYAEIAKKYKVPVFLLLQANSGFTKRLTIGDSLAIPAYVRPPRKMSKATDEEFPVEPAKVVESSDSKTSSKSSKKTAEKSSNSNSKSSKKAPVSTTIIYTVEAGDNLFAIAKKFSTTVAAIREMNEMGNSSNIKVGQKIKIPGTSTPAPSTPKIEEITHVVKKGEGLWDISRQYGVTIEDIVKWNGLKDTKIKINEKLKIKTTKKSKK; encoded by the coding sequence TTGAGCGCCTGCGCTCCCAAGCAGGCGAAGCTTGCCGCGTCATCTCAGGGAAAACCTATCCAGCCGGAGAAGGTTTCTATTGATGTACCTGCTCCAAACCCAGGTAAGGAAATTGTTGGGGATTCGACGAGGCCTTCGTGGGTCTATTATCAGTATGGACTTCAGGCAATTGATAATAATCAATGGGCTGTTTCCAAGCATTATCTTGAAGAATCTCTGCGTTTGCTCGTAACTGAGAAGTTCGATTCTACAAAGAGCAAGCTAACACGTTCTGAAGATTCCATTTATAAAATGCAGATGCCTGTGCGCATTGTCCAGGCTTTAGAAGATGTCTATCCGAACCTCGCCGAACAGGAGGGGAGTGATTCTACCAATACGGACAGCCTCACTATTGAAGGTGTAGACGCTTACGACGAAAATGCGGCCGACAGCGCATCGATGCGCGTTATCGAAAATTTCCTCGACACTGTTGATGCCGGGCGTTTCTCGCTCCCGATCCGCTTTAACGAACGCGTCATGCAGGAAATCTATTACATGACGACGTCTGCACGCGGCTTTATCACTCGCTCGCTCTCCCGCAAGACGGCGTACGATTCCTTGATCTATACAAAGCTTGCCCAGAAGCGCATGCCACGAGACCTTATCTACCTTGCATTGGTGGAATCTGGCTTTAATGTGAAGGCGTATAGCCGTGCAAAAGCGGCGGGCATGTGGCAGTTTATCCCGGAAACCGGCATCCGCTATGGTCTAGAAGTTGATTTTTGGGTTGATATGCGCCGCAATCCAGAAATGGCGACTGAGGCCGCTTTGAGCTATCTTTCAACCTTGTACGCCGAATTTGGCGACTGGCTTTTGTCGATGGCTGCCTACAACTGCGGTGAAGGCAGAATCCGTCGATTGATTCGTGAGAAAAAGGCTGATTCTACGTGGGGCAACCGCCCTGTAACATACTGGGATTTGCAGCTCCCGCAAGAAACCATGCATTACGTGCCGCGAATCCTTGCGGCGATGGTCATTGGTCATTATCCAAGTCATTACGATGTGGAAGTTAACAAGCGTCAGCTGCCGGCATACGATACGGTTACCGTTTACGATTCGTTCTCTCTAGATGAAATTGCGAAGTTCCTGAAGGTTCCTGAAGATACGCTTCGCACGTTGAACATGGAATTGACCATGTGGTGTACACCGCCTAATCGCGATGCGTACTTGCTCCGTTTGCCATACGGTACGCGAGCCGCCTTTGTGCAGAACTACGACCGCATGGAAAAAAACGGCTTTTCGAGCTGGAAAGAGCACAAGGTGCGTAAGGGTGAGTCTATAGGCGTTATTGCGCAACAGTATGGCGTGCGTGTAGCAGAAATTCAGCGTGCCAACGACATGAAAAAGACAAAGCTTAAGCCGGGTCGTACGCTGCTCATCCCGATCAAGGTCGCTCCGCGCAGGTCTACAGGCAAAAAGCCGACGAAGGTCCGCACATATGTGGTGCAGCTGGGCGATAATCTCGGTTCCATTTCCCGTCGCTTTGGCGTTTCTCAAGAATCATTGCGTGTCTGGAATAATATTGAAACGGGTTATAACGTCAAGAAGGGCGATACAATTTACGTTTCCAAGCCAGATCTCAAGCCGACGAGCTTTATCCAACAACGCGTTGCCCTCAAGAAAGGCGAAATGTATGTGGTCAAGGCGGGGGATACCTATGCCGAAATCGCAAAGAAGTATAAAGTCCCTGTGTTTCTCCTGTTGCAGGCAAACAGCGGCTTTACCAAGCGACTCACGATTGGCGATTCTCTTGCTATTCCTGCTTATGTCCGTCCGCCGCGCAAAATGTCCAAGGCGACTGACGAAGAATTCCCTGTCGAGCCCGCTAAGGTTGTAGAATCTTCGGATTCCAAGACCTCGAGTAAGTCATCCAAAAAGACCGCAGAAAAGTCTTCGAATTCTAATTCTAAGTCTTCGAAAAAAGCTCCGGTCAGCACGACGATTATCTACACGGTTGAAGCTGGTGACAATTTGTTTGCTATCGCCAAAAAGTTCTCGACGACGGTTGCCGCCATCCGTGAAATGAACGAAATGGGCAATTCCTCGAACATCAAGGTCGGACAAAAGATCAAGATTCCGGGAACTTCCACGCCGGCTCCAAGCACCCCGAAGATCGAAGAGATTACTCATGTCGTCAAGAAGGGCGAGGGACTTTGGGATATTTCGCGCCAGTATGGTGTGACGATTGAAGATATAGTGAAGTGGAACGGGCTTAAAGACACGAAAATCAAGATCAATGAGAAGCTGAAAATTAAAACGACCAAGAAAAGCAAGAAATAA
- a CDS encoding ankyrin repeat domain-containing protein, protein MKKKILALCAAGLIFSLTGCEETMDPNDPQSVRRYLTKKQIGFTPNQFVSYAVNSDTAKMTLFLQASFEIDQPADNGNNAVAIAANKGNMMVLNYLFDHGAKANVNNGNGEPVIDNAVMMGNKEVVVRILDQLKKEGVEPQNLATAVLIAAKTGKADMLEVLANAGAPLENRSPDGYMPIHWAVKSGNYDAMMFLINKGVDVNAKCGQGYSVLDWATNEGYTRLIKALKKHGAKNTAKYKIDSRGK, encoded by the coding sequence ATGAAGAAGAAAATCTTGGCTCTCTGTGCTGCTGGTCTTATTTTTTCTTTGACCGGTTGTGAAGAAACCATGGACCCGAACGACCCGCAGTCTGTTCGTAGATATTTGACGAAGAAGCAGATTGGCTTTACGCCGAATCAGTTCGTCTCTTATGCGGTCAATAGCGATACCGCCAAGATGACTTTGTTCCTCCAGGCTTCTTTCGAAATTGACCAGCCGGCAGATAACGGCAATAATGCTGTCGCTATCGCAGCAAACAAGGGCAACATGATGGTGCTCAACTACTTGTTTGATCATGGCGCAAAGGCTAATGTCAACAACGGCAATGGCGAACCGGTTATCGATAACGCTGTCATGATGGGCAACAAGGAAGTTGTCGTCCGCATCTTGGATCAGCTCAAGAAGGAAGGCGTTGAACCGCAGAACCTCGCTACCGCAGTTCTTATCGCCGCAAAGACTGGCAAGGCTGACATGCTCGAAGTGCTCGCTAACGCTGGTGCTCCGCTTGAAAACCGTAGCCCGGATGGCTATATGCCGATTCATTGGGCTGTCAAGTCTGGTAACTACGACGCTATGATGTTCCTCATCAACAAGGGTGTCGATGTGAACGCCAAGTGCGGTCAGGGTTACTCTGTGCTCGACTGGGCTACGAATGAAGGTTATACTCGCCTCATCAAGGCTTTAAAGAAGCACGGTGCCAAGAATACTGCAAAGTATAAGATTGACTCTCGTGGCAAATAA
- the dapB gene encoding dihydrodipicolinate reductase, translated as MSIQVMVNGIPGSMGRIVAETCVARGLELVPYSLTGEIIVENEAEVAGKTIQLLKPSNREARIGEVLAKYPNMICIDYTHPTAVNDNAAFYVKHKIPFVMGTTGGDREALAKLVADANHPSVIAPNMAKQIVAFQMMIEFLAKEFPTAFEGYKLSVVESHQKTKADTSGTARAVVSTFQKMGFDYTPDDIEKVRNEKEQMERMHVPEEYLGGHAFHTYSLDSADGTVHFEFQHNVCGRKIYAEGTVDAVNFLADQIAAGTAKPFNMMDVLRSGKMR; from the coding sequence ATGTCTATCCAAGTGATGGTTAATGGTATTCCGGGAAGCATGGGCCGCATCGTGGCCGAAACTTGTGTTGCCCGTGGTTTGGAACTTGTCCCGTATTCTTTGACGGGTGAAATTATCGTCGAAAACGAAGCCGAAGTTGCAGGCAAGACGATTCAGCTCTTGAAGCCATCCAACCGAGAAGCCCGCATTGGCGAAGTGCTTGCCAAGTATCCGAACATGATTTGCATTGACTACACGCATCCGACGGCAGTGAACGACAACGCCGCTTTCTACGTGAAGCACAAGATCCCGTTCGTGATGGGAACGACCGGCGGTGACCGCGAAGCCCTTGCAAAGCTCGTTGCCGATGCCAACCATCCGAGCGTCATCGCTCCGAACATGGCTAAGCAGATTGTCGCTTTCCAGATGATGATTGAATTCTTGGCCAAGGAATTCCCGACCGCATTTGAAGGCTACAAGCTTTCCGTGGTTGAAAGCCACCAGAAGACTAAGGCTGATACAAGCGGTACAGCTCGTGCAGTCGTAAGCACCTTCCAGAAGATGGGTTTTGACTACACGCCGGACGATATTGAAAAGGTCCGTAACGAAAAAGAACAGATGGAACGCATGCACGTGCCCGAAGAATATCTCGGCGGTCACGCATTCCATACCTACAGCCTCGATAGCGCTGACGGCACGGTTCACTTTGAATTCCAGCACAATGTTTGCGGTCGCAAGATTTATGCCGAAGGCACTGTTGATGCTGTGAACTTCCTCGCCGACCAGATTGCCGCCGGTACCGCAAAGCCGTTCAACATGATGGACGTCTTGCGTTCTGGAAAAATGAGATAA